Proteins from a single region of Segatella copri:
- the atpC gene encoding ATP synthase F1 subunit epsilon yields MLQLKIVSPEKVVFQGEVESVLVPGTLGSFEILKDHAPIISSLEVGKVEYTTKEGKQVMNIKGGFVECKKNEVSLCVEV; encoded by the coding sequence ATGTTACAGCTAAAGATAGTATCTCCTGAGAAAGTAGTCTTCCAGGGTGAGGTAGAGAGCGTACTGGTTCCGGGAACCCTCGGCTCGTTCGAGATTCTCAAGGATCACGCGCCTATCATCTCTTCGCTCGAAGTGGGCAAGGTGGAATACACTACCAAGGAAGGCAAGCAGGTAATGAACATCAAGGGCGGATTCGTGGAATGTAAGAAAAACGAAGTAAGCCTTTGCGTAGAAGTTTAG
- a CDS encoding F0F1 ATP synthase subunit A: protein MKHLKQFLLMAMLLFTLAPLQVSAKENIDVKEILWGHIKDSYEWHITKVGDHPVVIHLPIIVNTTSGWHVFCSSEFSEEKDANGDRPGPFNLVIKNADAQANPNKIVEKVGGQEVRPLDISITKTVCVLFIDAIILLLCVLIPARWCRKHKVDDPAPKGFVGLMHMFIMSVYTDVIEATLGKEAPKYAPWLLTCFFFIFVANIMGIVPFPPGGGNLTGNIACTVFFGVTTFLITNFTGTKEYWKDIFWPEVPTWLKVPVPLMPFIELFGIFTKPLALIIRLFANMMAGHAIALSFAAIIFIMFNISENAIANYVAGTGMTIVSVAMSAFMMLLEVLVSYIQALVFTMLSAVFISLAHVKSHEAEPEVVK from the coding sequence ATGAAACATCTCAAGCAATTCCTCTTGATGGCGATGCTGCTCTTCACGCTGGCACCTCTGCAGGTATCGGCTAAGGAGAACATCGATGTGAAAGAGATATTGTGGGGTCATATCAAGGATTCTTATGAATGGCATATCACCAAGGTGGGAGATCATCCCGTAGTGATTCATCTGCCAATCATCGTTAACACCACTTCGGGCTGGCACGTGTTCTGCAGCAGCGAATTCTCGGAAGAGAAGGATGCCAATGGAGACCGTCCAGGACCTTTCAACCTGGTGATCAAGAACGCTGATGCGCAGGCGAATCCCAACAAGATAGTAGAGAAGGTGGGAGGCCAGGAGGTTCGTCCGCTTGACATCTCCATCACGAAGACCGTTTGCGTGCTCTTCATCGATGCTATCATCCTGTTGCTCTGTGTCCTGATACCAGCCCGCTGGTGCAGGAAGCACAAGGTGGATGACCCTGCACCAAAGGGATTTGTGGGACTGATGCACATGTTCATCATGTCGGTATATACCGATGTAATTGAGGCCACCCTGGGTAAGGAGGCGCCAAAGTACGCACCATGGTTGCTTACTTGCTTCTTCTTTATCTTCGTGGCGAACATCATGGGTATCGTACCATTCCCTCCAGGTGGTGGTAACCTGACGGGTAATATCGCCTGCACCGTATTCTTCGGTGTAACGACATTCCTGATTACCAACTTCACCGGTACCAAGGAATACTGGAAGGATATTTTCTGGCCTGAGGTACCAACCTGGTTGAAGGTCCCTGTGCCACTGATGCCATTCATCGAGCTCTTCGGAATCTTTACGAAACCGCTGGCTCTGATTATCCGACTCTTCGCCAACATGATGGCGGGTCACGCCATCGCACTTTCGTTTGCGGCTATCATTTTCATCATGTTCAACATCAGTGAGAATGCTATCGCCAACTATGTGGCAGGTACGGGTATGACAATAGTAAGTGTTGCGATGAGCGCCTTTATGATGCTCCTCGAAGTATTGGTAAGCTACATTCAGGCATTGGTATTCACCATGCTGAGTGCAGTATTCATCTCGCTGGCTCATGTAAAGTCTCATGAGGCTGAGCCAGAGGTAGTGAAGTAG
- a CDS encoding PCMD domain-containing protein, protein MKQSRFIVAALSMSCITTLSSCFKEEPLNAECDIEQAFIPNSGNWEECFLKATDTLQNVMPTENEICFLVKKGTDLSHFAPKFQITPGATLSPANGSVQDFTNGQVTYTVTSEDGNWKRQYRVGFIFPPVVYEVMKYDFENYFLNENKPVHKYYVWSDKNDDGTLANNWATGNPGFFMSRSSAKPDQYPTVPVEQGYDGACVKLTTSDTDQFGATAKMPIAAGNLFIGKFDAGQALKDAMKTTQFGVPVSFKPTKFSGYYRYKRGDVFTDRQKKVVEGKKDYGTIYAVFYDNHDTDGNSIVLYGDNVQTSPQVVAIAKVPDIDDTPEWTHFDIDFVYKKEVDAQKLRNMGYSLAIVCSSSVEGASFMGAIGSTLWVDQFRIACEKE, encoded by the coding sequence ATGAAACAGTCAAGATTCATAGTAGCCGCTCTATCAATGAGTTGCATCACTACCCTCTCTTCTTGCTTCAAGGAAGAACCGCTCAATGCCGAATGCGACATCGAGCAGGCCTTCATCCCCAACAGCGGCAACTGGGAAGAATGCTTCCTCAAAGCCACAGATACCCTACAGAACGTGATGCCTACAGAAAATGAAATCTGCTTCCTCGTAAAAAAGGGAACCGATCTCTCGCACTTCGCACCGAAATTCCAGATTACCCCAGGTGCTACCCTATCGCCTGCCAACGGTTCGGTGCAGGATTTCACCAACGGGCAAGTAACCTACACCGTTACTTCCGAGGATGGCAACTGGAAACGGCAGTACAGAGTGGGATTCATCTTCCCGCCCGTGGTTTACGAAGTGATGAAGTACGACTTCGAAAACTATTTCCTCAACGAAAACAAGCCTGTTCATAAATATTATGTCTGGAGCGACAAGAACGACGACGGTACGCTTGCCAACAACTGGGCTACGGGAAATCCGGGCTTCTTTATGAGCCGAAGCTCTGCCAAGCCAGACCAATATCCAACGGTGCCTGTGGAGCAAGGATACGACGGTGCCTGCGTGAAGCTCACCACCAGCGATACCGACCAGTTTGGCGCAACGGCCAAGATGCCTATCGCTGCAGGCAACCTCTTCATCGGAAAGTTCGACGCCGGTCAGGCACTGAAGGATGCCATGAAGACCACCCAGTTTGGCGTACCCGTAAGTTTCAAGCCTACCAAATTCAGCGGCTACTACCGATACAAGCGTGGCGATGTGTTCACAGACCGCCAGAAGAAGGTGGTGGAAGGCAAGAAAGACTACGGCACCATCTATGCCGTGTTCTACGACAACCACGACACCGATGGCAACAGCATCGTGCTCTATGGCGACAACGTGCAGACCAGCCCTCAGGTGGTGGCAATCGCCAAAGTGCCAGACATCGATGACACACCCGAGTGGACCCATTTCGACATCGACTTCGTTTATAAGAAGGAGGTGGATGCCCAGAAACTCAGAAACATGGGCTACAGCTTGGCCATCGTCTGCTCATCGAGCGTAGAAGGCGCCTCGTTCATGGGAGCCATCGGAAGTACATTGTGGGTGGATCAGTTCCGCATCGCCTGCGAAAAGGAATAA
- the pfkA gene encoding 6-phosphofructokinase, with protein MAKIKTIGILTSGGDAPGMNAAIRAVTRSAIYNGFTVKGIYRGYDGLINDEIKTFSTENVSGIIGTGGTMLKTARSKEFMTEEGRQKAFETIQKEEIDALVVIGGNGSLTGAMNFAREFDVCCIGLPGTIDNDLFGTDNTIGYDTTMNTIVECVDRIRDTAQSHERIFFIEVMGRDAGFLAQNSAIASGAEAAIIPEDSTDVDQLAQFMERGIRKSKKSCIVIVSESPKCGALYYADRVRKEFPEFDVRVSILGHLQRGGRPSARDRILASRTGCGAIEAIMQGQRNVMIGVRNNEVVYVPLSEAIRSDKPFDRKLIKVLDELSI; from the coding sequence ATGGCAAAGATTAAGACTATTGGAATTTTAACATCTGGAGGAGATGCTCCAGGTATGAATGCTGCTATCCGTGCGGTTACCCGTTCGGCTATCTACAACGGTTTCACTGTGAAAGGTATCTATCGTGGTTACGATGGTCTCATCAATGATGAAATTAAAACCTTTTCTACAGAGAATGTAAGCGGTATCATCGGCACAGGTGGTACGATGCTGAAGACAGCCCGTTCTAAGGAATTCATGACCGAGGAAGGTCGTCAGAAGGCATTTGAAACGATTCAGAAAGAGGAAATAGATGCGCTTGTCGTGATTGGCGGTAACGGTTCGCTGACAGGTGCGATGAATTTCGCACGTGAGTTTGATGTATGCTGCATCGGATTGCCTGGAACAATTGATAATGACCTTTTTGGTACAGACAATACGATTGGTTATGATACTACGATGAATACTATCGTAGAATGTGTAGACCGCATCCGTGATACTGCGCAGAGCCACGAGCGTATCTTCTTTATCGAGGTGATGGGCCGTGATGCTGGTTTCCTGGCTCAGAACTCAGCTATCGCCAGTGGAGCAGAGGCAGCCATCATACCAGAGGATTCTACCGATGTAGACCAGTTGGCTCAATTCATGGAGCGTGGTATCCGTAAGTCTAAGAAGAGTTGTATCGTCATCGTGTCAGAGAGTCCTAAGTGCGGTGCTCTTTATTATGCCGACCGTGTGCGCAAGGAGTTCCCTGAGTTTGATGTACGTGTATCTATCCTGGGTCACTTGCAGCGTGGCGGCCGTCCATCAGCCCGTGACCGTATTCTTGCGAGCCGTACCGGTTGTGGTGCCATCGAGGCTATCATGCAGGGACAGCGCAATGTGATGATTGGTGTACGCAATAACGAGGTGGTATACGTTCCGCTTTCTGAAGCCATCCGCTCAGATAAGCCATTCGACCGTAAACTGATCAAGGTTTTGGATGAGTTGAGTATCTAA
- a CDS encoding porin family protein — protein MKKSFIISAAILSLCSAEAWGQNLGELLHKFTYQARIGYNLGGTAPIGMPATIRTLHSYTLQPNLLLGIDAHYPLDNKWGLMFGLHFEGKGMKIDAGVKNYHMTMVKGGEQLDGVFTGNVITKVDQSLATIPVQATYDVTEKVRLKLGPYFSYVTSHKFEGSAYDGYLRQGDPTGPKVELGHEDGERGEYDFSSDMRNWQFGIDVGADWYFSKRWGAYVGLTWGLSEVFKKDFHVIEQSMYPIYGTIGLSYQLK, from the coding sequence ATGAAAAAGTCATTCATCATATCAGCCGCAATCCTATCCCTCTGCTCTGCTGAGGCATGGGGACAGAATCTAGGAGAACTGCTCCACAAATTCACCTACCAGGCACGCATCGGCTACAACTTGGGTGGCACTGCCCCTATCGGCATGCCTGCCACCATCCGCACCCTCCACAGCTACACGCTGCAGCCTAACCTGCTGCTCGGCATCGACGCCCACTATCCCCTGGACAACAAGTGGGGACTGATGTTCGGCCTGCACTTCGAAGGCAAGGGCATGAAGATTGATGCGGGCGTAAAGAACTACCACATGACCATGGTGAAAGGTGGTGAGCAGCTGGATGGCGTGTTCACGGGCAACGTTATAACAAAGGTTGACCAGAGCCTCGCAACTATCCCAGTGCAAGCCACTTACGACGTTACAGAGAAGGTTCGCCTGAAGCTGGGTCCTTACTTTTCCTACGTCACCTCGCATAAGTTTGAGGGCAGTGCCTACGACGGTTATCTGCGCCAGGGAGACCCTACGGGACCCAAGGTAGAACTGGGACATGAGGACGGAGAGCGTGGCGAATACGACTTCTCAAGCGATATGCGCAACTGGCAGTTTGGCATCGATGTGGGTGCCGACTGGTATTTCTCGAAGCGCTGGGGAGCCTATGTGGGCCTTACCTGGGGCTTATCAGAGGTATTCAAGAAAGACTTCCACGTGATAGAGCAATCGATGTATCCTATCTATGGTACCATCGGATTGAGCTATCAGCTGAAATAG
- the atpD gene encoding F0F1 ATP synthase subunit beta has translation MSQINGRISQIIGPVIDVYFDTKGENPEKVLPKIYEALKVKRPDGRELVIEVQQHIGEDTVRCVAMDNTDGLQRGLEVIPTGNPIQMPAGEQIKGRMMNVIGQPIDGMNELDMKGAYPIHREAPKFDELSTHKEMLATGIKVIDLLEPYMKGGKIGLFGGAGVGKTVLIMELINNIAKGHNGYSVFAGVGERTREGNDLIRDMLESGVIKYGEKFRKAMEEGKWDLSLVDPEELAKSQATLVYGQMNEPPGARASVALSGLTVAEEFRDHGGKNGEAADIMFFIDNIFRFTQAGSEVSALLGRMPSAVGYQPTLASEMGAMQERITSTKNGSITSVQAVYVPADDLTDPAPATTFTHLDATTELSRKIASLGIYPAVDPLGSTSRILDPLIVGKAHYDCAQRVKQLLQRYNELQDIIAILGMDELSDEDKLTVNRARRVQRFLSQPFTVAEQFTGLKGVMVPIEETIRGFNAILDGEVDDLPEQAFLNVGTIEDAKEKAKQLLAAAQA, from the coding sequence ATGTCACAAATTAACGGACGTATCTCTCAGATTATCGGTCCTGTTATCGACGTTTACTTCGATACAAAGGGCGAGAATCCAGAGAAGGTGCTTCCTAAAATTTATGAAGCTCTGAAGGTAAAACGTCCAGACGGACGCGAGCTTGTCATCGAGGTGCAGCAGCACATCGGTGAGGATACAGTTCGCTGTGTCGCTATGGATAATACTGACGGTTTGCAGCGCGGCTTGGAGGTTATCCCTACAGGTAACCCAATCCAGATGCCAGCCGGAGAGCAGATCAAGGGTCGTATGATGAATGTCATCGGACAGCCTATTGATGGTATGAATGAATTGGACATGAAAGGTGCTTATCCTATCCACCGTGAGGCTCCGAAGTTTGACGAACTTTCTACTCACAAGGAGATGCTTGCTACCGGTATTAAGGTGATCGACCTGCTCGAGCCTTACATGAAGGGTGGTAAGATTGGTCTTTTCGGTGGTGCCGGTGTAGGTAAGACGGTGCTTATCATGGAGTTGATCAACAACATTGCCAAGGGACACAACGGTTACTCTGTATTTGCCGGAGTAGGTGAGCGTACCCGTGAGGGTAACGACTTGATTCGAGACATGCTCGAGTCTGGTGTTATCAAGTATGGCGAGAAGTTCCGTAAAGCGATGGAAGAAGGTAAGTGGGATCTCTCACTTGTCGATCCTGAGGAACTTGCCAAGAGTCAGGCTACTCTGGTATATGGTCAGATGAATGAGCCACCTGGGGCACGTGCTTCTGTAGCTCTCTCTGGTTTGACCGTAGCTGAGGAGTTCCGTGATCACGGAGGTAAGAATGGTGAGGCAGCAGATATCATGTTCTTCATCGATAACATCTTCCGTTTCACCCAGGCTGGTTCTGAGGTATCTGCGCTGTTGGGTCGTATGCCATCAGCCGTAGGTTATCAGCCAACGCTGGCTTCTGAGATGGGTGCCATGCAGGAGCGAATCACTTCTACCAAGAATGGTTCCATCACCTCTGTACAGGCCGTTTATGTGCCTGCCGATGACTTGACCGACCCTGCTCCAGCTACCACCTTTACTCACCTGGATGCTACCACTGAGCTTTCCCGTAAGATTGCATCTCTCGGTATCTATCCTGCCGTAGACCCGCTGGGTTCTACCTCTCGTATCCTCGACCCGCTGATTGTGGGCAAGGCGCACTACGATTGTGCACAGCGAGTAAAGCAGTTGTTGCAGCGTTATAACGAGTTGCAGGATATCATCGCCATCCTCGGTATGGATGAGCTCTCTGATGAGGATAAGTTGACCGTGAACCGTGCACGCCGTGTACAGCGTTTCCTGAGCCAGCCATTCACCGTAGCAGAGCAGTTTACCGGTTTGAAGGGTGTGATGGTTCCTATCGAAGAGACTATCAGGGGCTTCAACGCCATCCTCGACGGTGAGGTAGATGACCTGCCAGAGCAGGCATTCCTCAACGTAGGTACTATCGAGGATGCCAAGGAGAAAGCTAAGCAGTTGCTCGCAGCAGCACAGGCGTAA
- the rpsA gene encoding 30S ribosomal protein S1 yields MSDLKNVKPLDDFNWDEFENGTSANVSKTDLEKAYDETLNKVTEHQVVEGTVISVDKKEVIVNIGYKSDGIIPASEFRYNPDLKVGDKVEVYVENQEDVKGQLVLSHKKARLSKSWERVNAALENEEVIQGYIKCRTKGGMIVDVFGIEAFLPGSQIDVHPIRDYDVFVGKTMEFKVVKINQEFRNVVVSHKALIEQELEQQRKEIIGKLEKGQILEGTVKNITTYGVFVDLGGVDGLIHITDLSWGRVSDPHEVVSLDQKINVVILDFDEEKKRIALGLKQLTPHPWDALDPNLKVGDHVKGKVVVMADYGAFVEIAPGVEGLIHVSEMSWSQHLRSAQDFMKVGDEVEAVILTLDRAERKMSLGIKQLKEDPWEAIETKYPVGSKHTAKVRNFTNFGIFVELEEGVDGLIHISDLSWTKKVKHPSEFTSVGASIDVVVLEIDKENRRLSLGHKQLEKNPWDEYEAIYTPGSVHQGTITELMDKGAVVALAEGGEGFATPKHLTKEDGTMAKKGETLDFKVIEFVKETKRIILSHSRTFEEGNEPVAKPTHKRANGGRKNNNETAMINNVAASTSLGDIDALAKLKAQMEGKA; encoded by the coding sequence ATGTCAGATTTAAAGAACGTAAAGCCATTGGACGACTTCAATTGGGATGAGTTTGAGAATGGCACAAGCGCAAACGTCAGCAAAACAGACCTCGAGAAGGCCTATGACGAAACTCTTAACAAGGTAACAGAACACCAGGTTGTAGAGGGTACAGTAATCTCTGTAGACAAGAAAGAGGTTATCGTAAACATCGGTTACAAGAGCGATGGTATTATCCCTGCTTCTGAATTCCGTTACAACCCAGACCTCAAGGTAGGCGACAAGGTTGAGGTTTATGTAGAGAACCAGGAGGACGTAAAGGGCCAGTTGGTACTCTCTCACAAGAAGGCTCGCCTCAGCAAGTCTTGGGAGCGTGTTAATGCAGCTCTCGAGAACGAGGAAGTTATCCAGGGTTACATCAAGTGCCGCACTAAGGGCGGTATGATCGTTGACGTTTTCGGTATCGAAGCTTTCTTGCCAGGAAGCCAGATCGACGTTCACCCTATACGCGACTACGACGTATTCGTAGGCAAGACAATGGAGTTCAAGGTTGTAAAGATCAACCAGGAGTTCCGCAATGTCGTTGTATCTCACAAGGCTCTCATCGAGCAGGAGCTCGAGCAGCAGCGCAAGGAGATCATCGGCAAACTCGAGAAGGGTCAGATTCTCGAGGGTACCGTTAAGAACATCACTACTTACGGTGTATTCGTTGACCTCGGCGGTGTTGACGGTTTGATCCACATCACAGACCTCTCTTGGGGCCGTGTAAGCGATCCACACGAGGTTGTATCTCTCGACCAGAAGATCAACGTTGTAATCCTCGACTTCGATGAGGAGAAGAAGCGTATTGCTCTCGGTTTGAAGCAGCTCACTCCACATCCATGGGATGCACTTGATCCAAACCTCAAGGTAGGTGACCACGTGAAGGGTAAGGTAGTGGTTATGGCTGACTACGGTGCATTCGTTGAGATTGCTCCAGGTGTAGAGGGCTTGATCCACGTATCTGAGATGTCTTGGAGCCAGCACTTGCGTTCTGCTCAGGACTTCATGAAGGTAGGTGACGAGGTAGAGGCAGTTATCCTGACTCTCGACCGCGCTGAGCGCAAGATGAGCCTTGGTATCAAGCAGCTCAAGGAAGATCCATGGGAGGCTATCGAGACTAAGTATCCTGTTGGCAGCAAGCACACTGCTAAGGTTCGCAACTTCACTAACTTCGGTATCTTCGTAGAGCTCGAGGAAGGTGTTGATGGTTTGATTCACATCTCTGACCTCTCTTGGACTAAGAAGGTTAAGCACCCATCTGAGTTCACTTCTGTAGGCGCTTCTATCGACGTAGTAGTTCTCGAAATCGATAAGGAGAACCGTCGCTTGAGCCTCGGCCACAAGCAGTTGGAGAAGAACCCATGGGATGAGTATGAGGCAATCTACACTCCAGGTTCTGTTCACCAGGGTACTATCACTGAGTTGATGGACAAGGGTGCTGTTGTAGCTCTCGCTGAGGGTGGTGAAGGTTTCGCTACTCCTAAGCACCTCACTAAGGAGGACGGCACAATGGCTAAGAAGGGCGAGACTCTCGACTTCAAGGTTATCGAGTTCGTTAAGGAGACAAAGCGCATCATCCTCTCTCACTCTCGTACATTCGAGGAGGGTAACGAGCCAGTTGCTAAGCCAACTCACAAGCGTGCAAACGGCGGTCGCAAGAATAACAACGAGACAGCTATGATCAACAACGTTGCTGCTAGCACATCACTCGGTGATATCGATGCACTCGCTAAGTTGAAGGCTCAGATGGAGGGCAAGGCTTAA
- a CDS encoding SLC13 family permease, with the protein MTLVILAILILAYILIATENITKVNRAAVAIFAGTVGWVLYICFGMDFVTSEHSSDYSRYLNLGMWNEIESTSTTVKYFIARNIFLPYVGRAAEIVLFLLATMTIVEILNNNGCFDFIRQLLRTRSAKKMLWILAAVTFVISANLDNLTTTVMMLTMMHGVIPNRRQRMVYGGAILLSANCGGALTVIGNPEGLVMWNMGAVTATHYFLSLLLPCLAAWLIPLLMMQRMLPERVETEWIAMPYRGDDTRLNVWQRLLMLFVGIGGLWFIPTFHNITKLSPFLGALCVLGVLWIVNEIFNRKLMNMDAMADRRTPRVFQYGVVQMILFVMGIMLAIGVVKETGAFDDFATLLNSVGMDDKRPGVLLHGVLAGIISTVLDNFATAMNFFSLHDLPNVNDPSFSMLTDYHTNGIYWQMIAYCVMAGGNVLGIGTISGLALMKMERMHMGWYFRNIGWKALVGGVIGLAILWLSHILVAGAANLII; encoded by the coding sequence ATGACACTAGTCATCCTTGCCATACTGATACTGGCATATATTCTCATTGCAACCGAGAATATTACCAAGGTGAACCGTGCTGCCGTAGCCATCTTTGCTGGAACGGTAGGATGGGTCCTCTATATCTGTTTCGGTATGGACTTCGTGACCAGTGAACACTCTTCTGATTATTCGCGCTATCTGAATCTCGGAATGTGGAACGAGATAGAATCCACCAGTACAACGGTGAAGTATTTTATTGCTCGTAACATCTTCCTTCCTTATGTGGGTAGAGCAGCAGAAATCGTACTCTTCCTGCTTGCTACTATGACGATAGTTGAAATTCTCAATAACAATGGTTGCTTCGATTTCATACGCCAGTTGTTACGTACCCGAAGCGCCAAGAAAATGCTATGGATTCTCGCTGCCGTAACCTTTGTTATTTCGGCAAATCTCGATAATCTTACTACAACAGTGATGATGCTTACGATGATGCATGGGGTAATTCCAAACCGTCGTCAGCGCATGGTGTATGGAGGTGCCATTCTTCTTTCTGCCAACTGTGGCGGAGCTCTTACCGTTATCGGAAATCCGGAAGGACTGGTGATGTGGAATATGGGTGCTGTAACGGCTACTCATTATTTCCTGTCGCTTCTGCTGCCATGTCTTGCAGCCTGGCTCATTCCGTTGTTGATGATGCAGCGCATGCTGCCTGAAAGAGTAGAGACAGAATGGATTGCTATGCCATACCGCGGGGATGATACCCGTCTCAATGTATGGCAGCGCTTGCTGATGCTCTTTGTGGGCATCGGTGGATTGTGGTTTATCCCTACCTTCCATAATATTACGAAATTAAGTCCTTTCCTCGGTGCGCTCTGCGTATTGGGCGTACTTTGGATTGTGAACGAGATATTCAACCGTAAACTCATGAATATGGATGCGATGGCTGACCGTCGCACTCCTAGAGTGTTCCAATACGGAGTCGTCCAGATGATTCTCTTCGTGATGGGTATCATGCTTGCCATCGGAGTGGTGAAGGAGACCGGCGCTTTTGACGATTTTGCTACTCTTCTCAACTCTGTCGGTATGGATGATAAGCGTCCTGGCGTGCTGTTGCATGGCGTCTTGGCTGGTATCATCAGTACTGTACTTGACAACTTTGCTACAGCCATGAACTTTTTCTCCCTTCATGATCTGCCAAATGTGAATGATCCTTCATTCAGCATGCTTACTGATTATCATACCAATGGTATCTACTGGCAGATGATTGCATATTGCGTAATGGCTGGTGGTAACGTTCTTGGTATCGGTACAATCAGCGGTCTTGCCCTGATGAAGATGGAACGTATGCACATGGGATGGTATTTCCGCAATATTGGCTGGAAAGCTTTGGTGGGTGGCGTCATCGGACTTGCTATCCTTTGGCTTTCCCATATTCTGGTGGCTGGTGCCGCAAACCTAATTATTTAA